In one window of Primulina tabacum isolate GXHZ01 chromosome 8, ASM2559414v2, whole genome shotgun sequence DNA:
- the LOC142553715 gene encoding geranylgeranyl diphosphate reductase, chloroplastic-like, which translates to MAAHSHFHHIFNTPSRFNNVKTQPIHVKPARRTIISATLRAAVIGGGPAGSSAAEALAAGGIETFLFERSPEAAKPCGGAIPLCMLDEFSIPSNLIDRKVTQMKIVSPSNLTVDFGKTLNPNEFIAMLRREVLDSFLRSRAVGCGATLFKALVTNIDMPASEKAPYLIHYISNNNKSTLAVDVIIGADGANSKVAKSIKAGDYTCAMAFQERIKLPEDKMRYYENLAEMYVGNDVSPDFYAWVFPKCDHVAVGTGTVCSKQNIKQFQAAIKKRVKKRIEGGKTFKVEAHPIPEHPRPIRVRGRVALVGDAAGYVTKCSGEGIYFAAKSGKICGEAIVRVSENGKKMISEQDLRREYLRKWDDEYFSTFKFLDFLQKVFYGNDAGREALVEMCGDEYVQRMTFDSYLYKKLAKGNAWKDVKMAANTIGSLVRSSILGREMKARHIVIE; encoded by the coding sequence ATGGCTGCTCACTCCCACTTTCACCACATTTTCAACACTCCCTCTAGATTCAACAATGTTAAAACTCAACCAATACATGTTAAACCTGCAAGAAGAACCATTATCAGCGCCACTCTTCGTGCCGCTGTCATCGGCGGCGGCCCTGCTGGGTCCTCCGCAGCAGAAGCTCTGGCAGCTGGTGGAATAGAGACTTTCCTCTTCGAACGCAGCCCCGAAGCCGCCAAGCCTTGTGGCGGAGCAATCCCTCTCTGTATGCTCGATGAGTTCTCCATCCCATCTAACCTTATTGACCGTAAAGTGACCCAAATGAAGATTGTTTCACCGTCAAACCTCACCGTTGACTTCGGGAAAACTCTGAATCCCAACGAGTTCATCGCCATGCTCCGCCGCGAGGTGCTTGATAGTTTCCTACGCAGTCGTGCAGTGGGCTGCGGAGCCACCCTCTTCAAGGCCCTTGTGACGAATATAGACATGCCAGCGTCGGAAAAAGCCCCTTATCTGATCCACTACATTTCAAATAATAACAAGAGTACGCTCGCCGTAGACGTCATAATCGGAGCAGACGGCGCCAACAGCAAGGTAGCGAAGTCAATAAAAGCAGGAGACTACACTTGCGCCATGGCGTTTCAAGAAAGGATCAAATTGCCGGAAGACAAGATGAGATACTACGAGAATTTAGCAGAGATGTACGTGGGAAACGACGTCTCGCCCGATTTCTACGCGTGGGTCTTCCCCAAATGCGACCACGTAGCAGTAGGCACAGGCACCGTTTGTTCTAAACAAAACATCAAACAGTTTCAGGCCGCCATTAAAAAACGAGTGAAAAAGAGAATCGAGGGAGGAAAGACATTCAAAGTAGAAGCGCACCCAATCCCAGAACACCCACGTCCAATAAGGGTCCGTGGGAGGGTGGCACTAGTGGGAGACGCCGCCGGATATGTCACAAAATGCTCCGGCGAAGGCATTTACTTCGCGGCAAAAAGCGGGAAGATATGCGGAGAAGCAATCGTCCGGGTGTCAGAAAACGGAAAAAAGATGATCTCGGAGCAGGACTTGAGGAGGGAATACTTGAGAAAATGGGACGACGAATATTTCAGCACATTCAAGTTTCTGGATTTTCTGCAAAAGGTCTTTTATGGGAATGACGCGGGGAGGGAGGCGCTGGTAGAGATGTGCGGGGATGAATATGTGCAGAGGATGACATTTGACAGCTATTTGTACAAGAAATTGGCAAAGGGGAATGCGTGGAAGGATGTAAAAATGGCGGCGAACACCATCGGCAGCCTTGTTCGCTCTAGTATTCTTGGAAGAGAGATGAAGGCCAGGCATATCGTAATCGAgtag